A window of Bernardetia sp. contains these coding sequences:
- a CDS encoding SDR family oxidoreductase, which yields MNIKDAKVLLTGGSTGIGYQTAKLLKQQGAEVFICARTEKDVEKAISELGIRGTTADVSNEEDVAKMFEKAISEMGGLNVVINNAGIGSFGALVDTSVEDFTKVWEVNVKGAFMVGKEAAKHFQKENTGNIINIASTASQKGFAGGTAYCSSKFALAAMTECWRAELRKHNVRVMQVNPSEVVTQFFDKVGMEQDKENESKLQGTEIAHTISSLLSMNDVGFITDATVWATNPK from the coding sequence ATGAATATTAAAGACGCTAAAGTTCTCTTGACAGGAGGAAGTACAGGAATAGGCTATCAAACAGCTAAACTTTTAAAACAACAAGGTGCAGAAGTTTTTATTTGTGCCAGAACAGAAAAAGATGTTGAAAAGGCTATTTCAGAACTAGGAATCAGAGGCACAACTGCTGATGTTTCGAACGAAGAAGATGTAGCAAAAATGTTTGAAAAAGCCATTTCGGAAATGGGAGGGTTAAATGTTGTGATAAATAATGCAGGCATTGGAAGTTTTGGAGCATTGGTAGATACTTCTGTGGAAGACTTTACAAAAGTTTGGGAAGTCAATGTAAAAGGAGCTTTCATGGTAGGAAAAGAAGCAGCCAAGCATTTTCAGAAAGAAAACACAGGAAATATTATCAATATTGCTTCTACGGCATCTCAAAAAGGATTTGCAGGTGGAACGGCTTACTGTTCTAGTAAGTTTGCTCTTGCAGCCATGACAGAGTGTTGGCGTGCAGAGCTTCGCAAGCATAATGTCAGAGTAATGCAAGTAAATCCAAGTGAAGTTGTTACACAGTTTTTTGATAAAGTAGGAATGGAGCAAGACAAAGAAAACGAAAGCAAACTACAAGGAACTGAAATTGCTCATACCATTTCATCTCTACTTTCTATGAATGATGTTGGTTTTATTACTGACGCAACGGTTTGGGCTACAAATCCAAAGTAA
- a CDS encoding OstA-like protein encodes MRFLFFFLLFLTYSFVGFAQTNKTIEKKPTLETIEDTTQTLSRIELLQAGVLEGDVLPNGEQIRILKKDERGQVKFKQKNTVMYADSVFQYIDRNQIEAFGNIRFVEKDSMTLVGDTLYYDGYSKLARVRGNVVLQDQEKTVTTQKLNYNLKTKTAYYFEGGRVRDQTSRLTSDRGYYNTDSRVATFRGNVQAISPDQQLFADSVVYNTLTKTIFFDSEGKIINKDGTINAVKGTQINAQTGILKTAEGADVATRVENRDYIISANFIDYDNLTEKGVFKENVQLYYKKEQITIFGDEAYYDGIKSRLDAYGDALLVKPFKNDTLYISADTLIAMNDSVAAEQRFYGYRNVKIYKRDIQGICDSINYDLTDSIIYFNYDPVLWNTSNQLSGTKIRAKLQDNSIDSLIINDKAFVISSDVFGQFNQIKGRDLLAVFDSGYIKNVNVDGNGESIYFVLEEKKNEETLLKGMNYIKCSNIIMKFIADNELEEILFLQQPEGQVIPPQLITKTNSRLGNFEWRIDEKPTYNKVMQGRSIDQAANNTYKVKNVDGKRIIDGEFFGVYLSDDQTKLTYYHPKLPKRNLDNEFFLYVYPQNKKDLPEEFKLYGYVVIPFYNMNTEVYQPNQPFYYTQELPKFKIKKITTGQKKKIEIDEETGEVIPNRNPVKSWKETYEF; translated from the coding sequence ATGAGATTTCTATTCTTTTTCCTTTTGTTTTTAACCTATTCATTTGTTGGTTTTGCACAGACAAATAAAACCATAGAAAAAAAACCAACCCTTGAAACCATTGAAGATACCACACAGACACTTTCAAGAATAGAACTCTTGCAAGCAGGCGTTTTGGAAGGAGATGTTTTACCTAATGGGGAACAAATACGTATTTTGAAAAAAGATGAACGTGGACAGGTAAAATTTAAGCAAAAAAATACGGTAATGTATGCTGATAGTGTTTTTCAGTATATTGACAGAAACCAAATTGAAGCCTTTGGAAATATTCGTTTTGTAGAAAAGGATAGTATGACCCTTGTAGGAGATACGCTCTACTACGATGGTTATTCCAAACTGGCAAGGGTAAGAGGAAATGTTGTTTTGCAAGACCAAGAAAAAACAGTAACCACACAAAAACTCAACTACAACCTCAAAACCAAAACAGCTTATTATTTTGAAGGAGGAAGAGTAAGAGACCAAACCTCACGCCTTACCAGCGACAGAGGATACTACAACACAGATTCAAGAGTAGCAACTTTTCGTGGAAATGTACAAGCTATCAGTCCAGACCAACAACTTTTTGCTGATTCGGTGGTCTATAACACACTCACAAAAACCATATTTTTTGATTCAGAAGGAAAAATAATCAATAAAGATGGAACAATAAACGCTGTCAAGGGAACTCAAATCAATGCACAAACAGGAATTTTGAAAACGGCAGAAGGCGCAGATGTAGCTACTCGTGTTGAAAATAGAGATTATATTATTTCTGCTAACTTCATTGATTACGACAACCTTACAGAAAAGGGAGTTTTTAAGGAAAATGTGCAACTCTACTACAAAAAAGAACAGATTACTATTTTTGGAGACGAAGCCTACTACGATGGAATAAAAAGCCGTTTGGATGCGTATGGAGATGCTCTTTTGGTAAAACCTTTCAAAAATGATACGCTTTATATTTCGGCAGATACACTTATTGCTATGAACGACAGCGTGGCAGCCGAACAGCGTTTTTATGGATATAGAAATGTCAAAATTTATAAGCGTGATATTCAAGGAATATGTGATTCTATCAATTATGATTTGACTGACTCTATTATTTATTTTAATTATGACCCTGTTTTGTGGAACACATCTAATCAGCTTTCAGGAACAAAAATTAGAGCCAAATTGCAAGACAATAGCATTGATTCTTTGATTATCAATGACAAGGCTTTTGTTATTTCCTCTGATGTTTTTGGACAGTTCAATCAGATAAAAGGACGAGATTTATTAGCTGTTTTTGATAGTGGCTACATAAAAAATGTAAATGTAGATGGCAATGGAGAAAGTATTTATTTTGTTTTGGAAGAGAAAAAAAATGAAGAAACACTGCTCAAAGGAATGAATTATATCAAATGCAGTAATATCATTATGAAATTTATTGCAGACAATGAACTGGAAGAAATTTTGTTCCTACAACAACCCGAAGGACAGGTTATTCCTCCTCAACTCATTACAAAAACCAATTCTAGGCTAGGTAATTTTGAGTGGCGTATCGATGAAAAACCAACCTACAACAAAGTTATGCAAGGCAGAAGCATCGACCAAGCTGCCAACAATACCTATAAAGTGAAAAATGTGGATGGAAAGCGTATCATTGATGGAGAATTTTTTGGTGTTTATTTGAGCGATGACCAAACCAAACTTACTTATTACCATCCTAAGTTACCAAAAAGAAATCTTGACAATGAGTTTTTCTTGTATGTTTATCCTCAAAATAAAAAGGATTTGCCAGAGGAATTTAAACTCTATGGTTATGTTGTTATTCCATTTTACAATATGAATACTGAGGTGTATCAACCCAACCAACCTTTCTATTATACCCAAGAATTGCCAAAATTTAAAATTAAAAAAATTACGACAGGACAAAAGAAAAAAATAGAAATAGATGAAGAAACAGGAGAAGTTATCCCCAACCGAAATCCTGTAAAGTCTTGGAAAGAGACGTATGAATTTTAA